The Silene latifolia isolate original U9 population chromosome 4, ASM4854445v1, whole genome shotgun sequence region cctcctggcttggtgcccgtggttttttcccttattcccagggtttttccacgtataaatccttgTGTCTTTACATTCTATTTGTTTTCCTGTCTAATTATACCAGTCAGACGAGTCaaattgagttagatcaccccttAACATTTCCCTTGGCAGGATATTGATAGTTAGTAAAATTcctgccaaaacaattggcgcccaccgtggggcatctagctcaaaaataatcaaaacccaaaaCCAAATAGCAAAAAAATTCAAGAAATGACAGAAGACAGTattgaacaacaactggctggcgcccaacaacaattgttggaaatggaacagctgaaacagaaaatggcccaggctgaagctgAAGTTGCAAAATTAAAGGAATCAGAGTCCAGCTTAAAACTAAGGCCAGGATCAAAACTGAAAGTTcaacctggcacaccattctcctcgatcatcaggaacattgatttctccaactttggtactccaCCGGATCAAACCAATGCAACAATCatgatggccatgctccaggaAATTCAAAAACACCATGAAAGATTTAAAAAGATTCCTGGAGTACCTACTCCAATTGAGgaagcaaatccagaaagctatgctgattcaccctttgtggatgaaatagcaaggaTAGActtgccaaagaaatttgtggttccttcaatgagaatctatgatgagaccacagatccacaaaatcatgtagcctattacaagcaaaggatgctGGCATCCTCTATTCCCAGTGAACTAcgacaagtctgcatgtgcaagggatttgggacAACCCTGAATGAGCCTGCCCTAAAATGGTACATAAacttgccaaatggaagcatcaaatcctttgctgacctggtcaaATCCTTCAACCATCAGTTTGCCAGCAGTAGGGAACTtgagaagagatccagtgacttatacaggatcaagcaaaagcctggTGAATCAATTAGATCTTACATGACGAGATTTAACAAAGAAAAGGTGTCAATCTCCATATATGATGTTGGAACAGctgtggaagctttcaggcaagggctacccctggacaGTGATTTCTACGATGCAATGACTATGAAGCCCtatcatacctttgaagatgtccaggcaTTAGCCATGGGCTATATTCGGCTAGAAGAAGATAAAGGCTTCAAAGAATACAACCTTGACAAtaactcag contains the following coding sequences:
- the LOC141651475 gene encoding uncharacterized protein LOC141651475; translated protein: MLASSIPSELRQVCMCKGFGTTLNEPALKWYINLPNGSIKSFADLVKSFNHQFASSRELEKRSSDLYRIKQKPGESIRSYMTRFNKEKVSISIYDVGTAVEAFRQGLPLDSDFYDAMTMKPYHTFEDVQALAMGYIRLEEDKGFKEYNLDNNSGYDKVNRKSSNHRGSGLIKRLNNMGDIVKWPKNTDNPNSRKDTTKWCEFHMDIGHTTEECLGLRRQVAYLLKKGYLKDLMPSKKRKDDGARKNQERQQRNLPPAPPIYEGIPDLHHDSLVITMQIGTARVLRILVDGGSSDLMFLTISDQN